The following proteins come from a genomic window of Geminicoccaceae bacterium SCSIO 64248:
- a CDS encoding YqhA family protein, translating to MTDSRSTPAASRSTSVPDPRGSGRWLMACARLSMLIGIVSLMVAALALLVFGAVETYRHIVMIIAPSGAGLTNREVFLASIKLVDLVLLATILQVVAIGLYALFIDREVPVPKWLRTSNVDDLKSKLAGIVAVMLGVLFLEAVIEGGEGEAILYLGLAIAAVVAALSYFIVSHVEGGD from the coding sequence ATGACAGACAGCCGATCGACGCCCGCCGCCAGTCGCTCGACGTCGGTCCCGGACCCGCGAGGCTCCGGCCGATGGCTGATGGCGTGCGCGCGACTGAGCATGCTGATCGGCATCGTCTCGCTCATGGTGGCTGCCCTCGCTCTGCTCGTCTTCGGCGCCGTCGAGACCTACAGGCACATCGTCATGATCATCGCGCCTTCCGGCGCGGGCCTGACCAATCGCGAGGTGTTTCTCGCCAGCATCAAGCTGGTCGACCTGGTCCTGCTGGCGACGATCCTTCAAGTGGTTGCGATCGGGCTCTACGCGCTCTTCATCGACCGGGAGGTTCCCGTGCCGAAATGGCTGCGCACCAGCAATGTCGACGACCTCAAGTCGAAGCTCGCCGGCATCGTGGCCGTCATGCTGGGCGTGCTGTTCCTCGAGGCCGTGATCGAAGGCGGCGAGGGCGAGGCCATTCTCTATCTCGGCCTGGCGATCGCCGCCGTCGTCGCCGCCCTCAGCTACTTCATCGTTTCCCATGTCGAGGGTGGGGACTGA
- a CDS encoding EF-hand domain-containing protein → MTSRHRARWLAALSAAFVTGGAWGAPLLAQEMPKGVYERIAFDAADTDGDGIITEAEMTRDAARGFATLDKDGSGTLTPDELGPHDHALFERVDANGDGILTFSEVMTNKVRALGQGDRDDDGGLSFDEMVEVVQSETGEAP, encoded by the coding sequence ATGACATCACGACACCGTGCCCGGTGGCTGGCTGCCTTGTCCGCCGCCTTCGTCACCGGCGGCGCATGGGGCGCACCGCTCCTGGCCCAAGAGATGCCCAAAGGGGTCTACGAGCGCATCGCCTTCGATGCGGCGGACACCGACGGCGACGGGATCATCACCGAGGCCGAGATGACGCGCGACGCCGCGCGCGGCTTCGCGACGCTCGACAAGGACGGCAGCGGCACGCTGACGCCGGATGAGTTGGGACCCCACGACCACGCTCTCTTCGAGCGGGTCGACGCCAACGGCGACGGCATCCTCACCTTCAGCGAGGTCATGACCAACAAGGTCCGCGCGCTCGGTCAGGGCGATCGCGACGATGACGGCGGTCTGTCCTTCGACGAGATGGTCGAGGTCGTCCAGAGCGAAACGGGAGAGGCGCCATGA
- a CDS encoding dipeptide ABC transporter ATP-binding protein: MTGAALLEVDGLTKHFPVRKGLLRRQVGTVRAVDGVSFSLGVGETLALVGESGCGKSTTGRLILRLIGATAGRVSLDGKDVLDLKRAELRALRRDMQIVFQDPFASLNPRMTVREILTEPLALHGIARGKEAEARVGDLLRTVGLTDFHADRYPHEFSGGQRQRIGVARALATRPRLIVCDEPVSALDVSVQAQVVNLLQDLQKAYGLSYIFIAHDLAVVKHISDRVAVMYLGRIVELADKHALFADPRHPYSQALMSAIPRPDPEQKADTGLIKGDLPSPISPPSGCAFHPRCPFVQERCKTEVPSLRALPDGRQAACHFAEAIPTLPSSAPPASERTAAYTKRLRILEEARLAQTA; encoded by the coding sequence GTGACCGGGGCGGCTCTGCTCGAGGTCGACGGGCTGACCAAGCATTTCCCGGTGCGCAAGGGACTGCTGCGCCGGCAGGTCGGCACCGTGCGCGCGGTCGACGGCGTCAGCTTCAGCCTGGGGGTCGGCGAGACGCTGGCCCTGGTGGGAGAGAGCGGCTGCGGCAAGTCGACGACGGGTCGTCTGATCCTGCGCCTGATCGGCGCGACCGCGGGCCGTGTCTCGCTGGACGGCAAGGACGTCCTCGATCTGAAGCGGGCCGAGCTGCGCGCGCTCCGCCGCGACATGCAGATCGTCTTCCAGGATCCGTTCGCCTCGCTCAACCCGCGCATGACGGTCCGCGAGATCCTGACCGAGCCGCTGGCGCTGCACGGCATCGCGCGCGGCAAGGAGGCGGAGGCCCGGGTGGGCGACCTGCTGCGAACCGTCGGGCTGACCGACTTTCACGCCGACCGCTACCCGCACGAGTTCTCCGGCGGACAGCGCCAGCGGATCGGCGTGGCGCGCGCGCTGGCGACCCGGCCCCGGCTGATCGTCTGCGACGAGCCGGTCTCCGCGCTCGACGTCTCCGTGCAGGCTCAGGTCGTCAACCTGTTGCAGGACCTGCAGAAAGCGTACGGCCTCAGCTACATCTTCATCGCCCACGACCTGGCGGTGGTGAAGCACATCAGCGATCGGGTGGCGGTCATGTATCTCGGCCGCATCGTCGAGCTGGCCGATAAGCATGCGCTGTTCGCCGACCCGCGCCACCCGTACTCCCAGGCGCTGATGAGCGCGATCCCGCGTCCCGACCCGGAGCAGAAGGCGGATACCGGCCTGATCAAGGGCGATCTGCCCAGCCCGATCAGCCCTCCATCCGGTTGCGCCTTCCACCCGCGCTGCCCCTTCGTGCAGGAGCGCTGCAAGACGGAGGTGCCGAGCTTGCGCGCGCTGCCGGACGGGCGGCAGGCCGCCTGCCATTTCGCCGAGGCCATACCCACGCTGCCGTCCTCCGCGCCGCCGGCCAGCGAGCGGACGGCCGCCTACACGAAGAGGCTTCGCATCCTGGAGGAAGCACGGCTGGCGCAGACGGCCTGA
- a CDS encoding ABC transporter permease has protein sequence MAVATPTVAGEPAAPRRRGVLARLVRDRTALPALVVFCLVVIAAALAPWLAPHDPFAVTRAPFLTPVWGMTGSWAHILGTDGQGRDILSRLLYGTRLTLLAGLASVLIGGVIGMLMGMLAAFYRWLDPFLMRLVDVLLSFPAILFGLALAAIFGPGLGPIVIALSIATVPDVARVTRGVAVGVMAQDYMEAGRAVGLSDATLIRRYLARNCLSSVFVFMTLRFGQVILLGAALSFLGLGARPPTAELGMMAAQGRDFLFFAPHIATIPSVAIFVIVLAANMVGDSLRDVLDPRLRS, from the coding sequence ATGGCCGTCGCCACGCCGACCGTCGCCGGCGAACCCGCCGCGCCCAGGCGCCGCGGCGTGCTGGCGCGTCTCGTCCGGGACCGCACCGCGCTGCCGGCCCTCGTTGTGTTCTGCCTGGTCGTGATCGCCGCCGCCCTCGCGCCCTGGTTGGCTCCGCACGATCCCTTCGCCGTGACGCGCGCTCCCTTCCTCACGCCCGTCTGGGGCATGACGGGCTCGTGGGCCCACATCCTCGGCACCGACGGCCAGGGGCGCGACATCCTGAGCCGCCTGCTCTACGGCACCCGCCTGACGCTCCTCGCCGGGCTCGCCAGCGTGCTTATCGGCGGCGTGATCGGCATGCTGATGGGCATGCTCGCCGCCTTCTATCGCTGGCTCGACCCGTTCCTGATGCGCTTGGTGGACGTGCTCCTGTCCTTCCCGGCGATCCTGTTCGGCCTGGCGCTCGCGGCGATCTTCGGGCCGGGCCTGGGGCCCATCGTCATCGCCCTCTCGATCGCGACGGTGCCCGATGTGGCGCGCGTCACCCGCGGCGTCGCCGTCGGCGTCATGGCGCAGGACTACATGGAGGCGGGCCGCGCGGTGGGCCTGAGCGACGCGACGCTGATCCGCCGCTACCTCGCGCGCAACTGCCTGTCCTCCGTCTTCGTCTTCATGACGCTGCGCTTCGGCCAGGTGATCCTGCTGGGCGCCGCGCTCAGCTTCCTGGGCCTGGGCGCCCGGCCACCGACCGCCGAGCTCGGCATGATGGCCGCCCAGGGGCGCGACTTCCTGTTCTTCGCGCCGCACATCGCGACCATCCCGAGCGTCGCGATCTTCGTCATCGTGCTGGCCGCCAACATGGTCGGCGACAGCCTGCGCGACGTGCTCGACCCCCGGCTTCGATCCTGA
- a CDS encoding amidohydrolase family protein — MPSMPDPSSGHVTRLANARTVVAWDEGAGAHVYLSDADVVFADGRLLFVGRGYDGPADETVDARGLMVMPGLVNIHSHPSSEPMNKGLNDEIGSPGLYNSSLYEYMPIFRADEAAQPDCARVAFSEMLLSGVTTVADLSVPYDGWWEVAEESGLRVCFAPMFRSARWYTRNGHVVEYEWDEAAGERAMAQALDLVDRAQGHESGLFSGMVIPAQIDTCSEGLIRDSFAEAAKRDLPWQIHAAQSVVEFHEITRRHGVTPIGWLDQLGVLSDRSIIGHAIFLDDHASTRWSTDSDLDRLADTGTRVAHCPTVFARRGITLRHLGRYIARGIGVSLGTDTYPHDMLSEMRLAAYLARTQAVTPRALTTTDLFNAVTVEAARALGHQDIGRLAAGCRADLVLVDLDHPLMLPAHDPLRALIYGADARVVQGVIVGGRRVVERGQVLTIDHASAAQRLRAAQERVAAAVPSRDWAGRTVDQIAPPTFASR, encoded by the coding sequence ATGCCATCGATGCCGGATCCGTCCAGCGGACACGTCACGCGGCTCGCCAACGCGCGGACCGTCGTCGCCTGGGACGAAGGCGCCGGAGCCCACGTCTACCTCTCGGACGCCGATGTCGTGTTCGCCGACGGCCGCCTCCTCTTCGTCGGCCGGGGCTATGACGGCCCAGCGGACGAGACCGTCGACGCGCGCGGCCTCATGGTCATGCCCGGCCTCGTCAACATCCACTCCCACCCGTCGAGCGAGCCCATGAACAAGGGGCTGAACGACGAGATCGGCAGTCCCGGCCTCTACAACTCGTCGCTCTACGAGTACATGCCGATCTTCCGGGCGGACGAGGCGGCGCAACCGGACTGCGCCCGCGTCGCCTTTTCCGAGATGCTTCTCTCCGGCGTGACGACGGTCGCGGACCTCTCCGTGCCCTATGATGGCTGGTGGGAGGTGGCGGAGGAGAGCGGCCTGCGCGTCTGCTTCGCGCCGATGTTCCGCTCCGCGCGCTGGTACACGCGCAACGGCCACGTCGTCGAGTACGAGTGGGACGAGGCGGCGGGCGAGCGCGCCATGGCCCAGGCGCTCGATCTCGTCGACCGGGCGCAGGGTCATGAGAGCGGCCTGTTCTCCGGCATGGTGATCCCGGCCCAGATCGACACGTGCTCGGAAGGGCTGATCCGCGACTCGTTCGCCGAGGCGGCGAAGCGCGATCTGCCCTGGCAGATCCACGCGGCGCAGTCGGTGGTCGAGTTCCACGAGATCACGCGGCGCCATGGCGTGACGCCGATCGGCTGGCTCGACCAGCTGGGCGTGCTCTCCGACCGCTCGATCATCGGTCACGCCATCTTCCTGGACGACCATGCCTCGACGCGCTGGTCGACCGACAGCGACCTCGACCGCCTCGCCGACACGGGGACGCGGGTGGCCCATTGTCCGACGGTGTTCGCCCGCCGGGGCATCACGCTACGGCATCTCGGCCGGTACATCGCGCGCGGCATCGGGGTCAGCCTCGGAACCGACACCTATCCGCACGACATGCTGAGCGAGATGCGTCTCGCCGCCTATCTCGCCCGCACGCAAGCGGTGACGCCGCGCGCCTTGACGACGACCGACCTGTTCAACGCGGTCACCGTCGAGGCGGCACGCGCGCTCGGACATCAGGATATCGGCCGGCTGGCCGCCGGCTGCCGCGCCGATCTCGTCCTGGTCGACCTCGACCATCCGCTGATGCTGCCGGCGCACGATCCGCTGCGCGCCCTGATCTACGGCGCCGACGCGCGGGTCGTGCAGGGGGTCATCGTCGGCGGGCGCCGCGTGGTCGAGCGCGGACAGGTGCTCACCATTGACCACGCCTCGGCGGCGCAGCGCCTGCGCGCCGCGCAGGAACGCGTGGCCGCGGCCGTGCCGTCGCGCGACTGGGCCGGGCGGACGGTCGACCAGATCGCCCCGCCGACCTTCGCATCCAGGTAA
- a CDS encoding ABC transporter permease translates to MLQQIAYRVLLSIPVLFGVLLLGFLLLQLVPGDPAVVIAGPNATADVIDAVRREMGLDQPLVVQFTLYLSRVLQGDLGVSLINNTSVVSELFRAIGPTVELMVACLIWSIPLGIGMGTLAAVYRGRLLDRIVMAISVAGVSMPIFFIALLLIQYLGVLFPIFPFIGRGGPLWSLEGLSHVALPALALGAIFIGPVARMTRSSVLEVLGADHVRTARAKGLPERVVVLRHALRNALIPVVTLVGLQAGYLLGGAVVTESIFAWPGVGRMAVGAILSSDFPLAQGAIIVLALSFIVINLIVDVLYAVLDPRIGH, encoded by the coding sequence ATGCTTCAGCAGATCGCCTATCGCGTCCTCTTGTCGATTCCCGTCCTGTTCGGCGTCCTCCTGCTCGGCTTCCTGCTGCTTCAGCTCGTACCGGGCGATCCGGCGGTCGTGATCGCCGGTCCGAACGCGACGGCCGACGTGATCGACGCCGTGCGGCGCGAGATGGGCCTGGACCAGCCGCTCGTCGTCCAGTTCACCCTGTATCTGAGCCGTGTCCTCCAAGGCGATCTCGGCGTCTCGCTCATCAACAACACCTCGGTCGTCAGCGAGCTGTTCCGTGCGATCGGGCCGACGGTGGAACTGATGGTGGCCTGCCTGATCTGGTCGATCCCGCTCGGGATCGGCATGGGCACGCTCGCCGCCGTCTATCGCGGCCGCCTGCTGGACCGCATCGTCATGGCGATCTCGGTCGCCGGCGTGTCGATGCCGATCTTCTTCATCGCCCTTCTCCTCATCCAGTATCTCGGCGTCCTCTTCCCGATCTTTCCCTTCATCGGCAGGGGCGGGCCCCTGTGGAGCCTGGAAGGGCTCAGCCATGTCGCGCTTCCGGCATTGGCGCTGGGCGCGATCTTCATCGGCCCCGTGGCGCGCATGACCCGCTCCTCCGTGCTGGAGGTGCTGGGCGCCGACCACGTGCGCACGGCGAGGGCGAAGGGCCTGCCGGAACGGGTCGTCGTGCTGCGGCACGCTCTTCGCAACGCGCTCATCCCGGTCGTCACCCTGGTGGGCCTGCAGGCCGGCTACCTTCTGGGCGGAGCGGTCGTGACCGAGAGCATCTTCGCGTGGCCGGGCGTCGGCCGCATGGCGGTCGGAGCCATCCTGTCCAGCGACTTCCCGCTAGCCCAGGGAGCGATCATCGTGCTCGCCCTCTCGTTCATCGTGATCAACCTGATCGTCGACGTGCTCTACGCGGTGCTCGACCCGAGGATCGGCCACTGA
- a CDS encoding ABC transporter ATP-binding protein: protein MTAAPLLEVQDLRTHFQTEQGLFRAVDGVSFSVAPGRTLGVVGESGCGKSVTSLSIMRLLAEPPAIRAGGRVLFEGEDLLTTSSSAMRRIRGNRIAMIFQEPMTSLNPVYTIGDQLTEGLRRHTGIGRKDARAKAIAMLDLVRIPAPERRIDEYPHNLSGGMRQRAMIAMALICEPALLIADEPTTALDVTIQAQILEILRDLRARTGTAIILITHDLGVIAEMADDVVVMYAGKVVERADIGSLFADPQHPYTIGLLGSIPRLEGDADRLSTIEGSVPPPFALPAGCRFSPRCPLATDQCRQEEPPLRAFGATHDVACWRAPIGGEALQ from the coding sequence ATGACGGCAGCACCGCTGCTCGAGGTGCAGGACCTGCGCACCCATTTCCAGACGGAGCAGGGCCTGTTCCGCGCGGTCGACGGCGTGAGCTTCTCGGTGGCGCCGGGCCGCACGCTGGGCGTGGTCGGCGAGAGCGGCTGTGGCAAGAGCGTCACGTCGCTCAGCATCATGCGGCTTCTGGCCGAGCCGCCGGCCATCCGGGCCGGCGGACGCGTTCTGTTCGAAGGCGAGGACCTGCTGACCACCTCGTCGTCGGCGATGCGCCGCATCCGGGGCAACCGGATCGCCATGATCTTCCAGGAGCCGATGACCTCGCTGAACCCCGTCTACACGATCGGGGACCAGCTCACCGAAGGCCTGCGCCGCCATACCGGCATCGGAAGGAAGGATGCGCGGGCCAAGGCGATCGCCATGCTCGACCTGGTCCGCATCCCGGCCCCGGAGCGCAGGATCGACGAGTACCCGCACAATCTCTCGGGCGGCATGCGCCAGCGTGCGATGATCGCCATGGCGCTGATCTGCGAGCCGGCGCTCCTGATCGCCGACGAGCCGACGACCGCCCTGGACGTCACGATCCAGGCGCAGATCCTGGAGATCCTGCGCGACCTGCGCGCGCGGACCGGCACGGCGATCATCCTGATCACCCACGACCTCGGCGTCATCGCCGAGATGGCCGACGACGTCGTCGTGATGTACGCCGGCAAGGTCGTCGAGCGCGCCGACATCGGCAGCCTGTTCGCCGATCCGCAGCACCCCTACACGATCGGCCTGCTCGGCTCGATCCCGCGCCTGGAAGGCGACGCGGACCGTCTTTCGACGATCGAGGGCAGCGTGCCGCCGCCGTTCGCCCTGCCGGCCGGCTGCCGGTTCAGCCCGCGCTGCCCGCTCGCGACCGACCAGTGCCGTCAGGAGGAGCCGCCGCTGCGGGCGTTCGGGGCGACGCACGACGTCGCCTGCTGGCGGGCGCCGATCGGCGGGGAGGCCCTGCAGTGA
- a CDS encoding patatin-like phospholipase family protein has product METADASRRREPVLVDLALQGGGSHGAFTWGVLDRLLEEPWLRIDGISGTSAGAMNAAVLAAGYAADGAEGARTALASFWASVSDAARFSPLRRGPLDVLLDRWTLDNSPAFIAMELTSRLLSPYDLNPGGGNPLRDILAAHIDFARLATAPIKVFVTATNVRTGRGRVFRNAEITPEVMLASACLPTLFQAVEIDGEAYWDGGYSGNPTITPLVRECMSRDTILVQINPVERPGTPRSARDIVNRLNEVSFNAVLLKELRMIALLRQVAGPGEEDTEGAAWAEMRIHRIDSPEMVELGYSSKLNAEWAFLTLLRDRGRQAADSFLSTHGDALGKRSSYAVDELLQGV; this is encoded by the coding sequence ATGGAAACCGCTGACGCAAGCCGTCGTCGTGAGCCGGTCCTGGTCGATCTCGCCTTGCAGGGCGGCGGCTCCCATGGCGCCTTCACCTGGGGCGTGCTCGACCGGCTCCTCGAGGAGCCATGGCTCCGCATCGACGGCATCTCAGGGACATCGGCCGGCGCGATGAACGCTGCCGTCCTTGCCGCCGGCTACGCGGCCGACGGAGCGGAGGGCGCTCGCACAGCCCTCGCCAGCTTCTGGGCCTCGGTCTCGGACGCCGCCCGGTTCAGCCCGCTGCGCCGTGGGCCGCTCGACGTGCTGCTCGACCGATGGACGCTCGACAACTCGCCGGCCTTCATCGCGATGGAGCTCACCTCGCGCCTGCTTTCGCCCTACGACCTCAATCCCGGCGGCGGAAATCCGCTGCGCGACATCCTGGCGGCGCACATCGACTTTGCGCGCCTGGCGACGGCGCCGATCAAGGTGTTCGTAACCGCCACCAATGTCCGCACCGGCCGGGGGCGTGTCTTCCGCAACGCGGAGATCACGCCGGAGGTCATGCTTGCTTCGGCCTGTCTGCCGACCTTGTTCCAGGCCGTCGAGATCGACGGCGAGGCCTACTGGGACGGCGGCTACTCCGGCAATCCGACGATCACGCCACTGGTACGGGAATGCATGTCGCGCGACACGATTCTCGTGCAGATCAATCCCGTCGAGAGGCCGGGCACGCCGCGCAGCGCGCGGGATATCGTCAACCGCCTGAACGAGGTCTCCTTCAACGCCGTGCTCTTGAAGGAATTGCGCATGATCGCCCTGCTGCGCCAAGTGGCCGGCCCCGGCGAGGAGGACACGGAAGGGGCGGCCTGGGCAGAAATGCGCATCCATCGGATCGACAGCCCCGAAATGGTCGAGCTTGGCTACTCGTCCAAGCTGAACGCCGAATGGGCGTTCCTCACGCTCTTGCGCGATCGCGGCCGTCAGGCCGCCGATTCGTTCCTGAGCACCCATGGCGACGCGCTCGGCAAGCGATCATCCTACGCCGTCGACGAGCTGCTTCAGGGCGTGTGA
- a CDS encoding glycine zipper 2TM domain-containing protein, whose translation MNSESRSVGMKRASLVLIGVAAFALAGCAENGGTSSAGIGTVGGAAAGAGAGRLLFGNSTTGMLVGGAVGGLAGNMTLDRQAEERRRQQAVEDRSTAQQQQLDFERQRALQNEQTRVEIEEQRLFREWQRERQGT comes from the coding sequence ATGAACAGCGAGAGCCGGAGCGTCGGCATGAAGCGGGCAAGCCTGGTCCTGATCGGCGTGGCGGCCTTCGCCCTGGCCGGCTGCGCCGAGAACGGCGGGACGTCTTCGGCGGGCATCGGCACCGTCGGCGGTGCCGCGGCCGGCGCCGGTGCGGGCCGCCTTCTCTTCGGCAACAGCACGACGGGCATGCTGGTCGGCGGCGCCGTCGGCGGCTTGGCCGGCAACATGACGCTCGACCGCCAGGCCGAAGAGCGGCGGCGGCAGCAAGCCGTCGAGGACCGCTCGACCGCGCAGCAGCAGCAACTCGACTTCGAGCGGCAGCGCGCGTTGCAGAACGAGCAGACGCGGGTGGAGATCGAGGAACAGCGGCTGTTCCGGGAATGGCAGCGCGAGCGCCAGGGCACCTGA
- a CDS encoding ABC transporter substrate-binding protein yields MPLAMNRRPAPRLRSGLVAVAAILGWQAAAPSVAAQELTIVREVDSDRYDPQRSTARGASEVLFMLGDTLVSLDYDMQTIQPGLAESWEVSEDGKTYTFHLRDDVTFCDGKKMTADDVVYTIKRWVDPATKSPVAWRAGKVDDVVATSPTTVEYRLKEPFSELLYQLTQSFATVIDQANVEALGENFGVQGFNGTGPFCWGEWQPRNIFRLTRHDAYQWGPPIYQNRGPAQIESITWQIVPEENTRGVAVMTGQSDVTQYVPYSMLAQMRSMPNVQVQRTDAAFWTYFMGFKVDKPMVDEEAVRRAMVMAVDQEAIAQNLYFGEVQPAHSYISEETLDWNPELEETLLKPDVDAANALLDEAGWEMGDDGFRYKDGEKLAPLAYGFTGSTWQRLTEAVQGDLRRIGVDLQIQLFDSTVYWGKVATQEFDVFGMSYPYVSAGDALNLYFRSQNVPTPNRMNWINDETDRLLDEGMAATDDATRAQAYGQVLRQVHDAAVWIPLYHEPLYLVGSSELEGLKPHNIYGCGLYKALDLKFKS; encoded by the coding sequence ATGCCCCTCGCCATGAACCGACGCCCGGCTCCGAGGCTCAGATCCGGCCTCGTGGCGGTCGCCGCGATCCTCGGCTGGCAAGCGGCGGCGCCGTCCGTCGCGGCCCAGGAGCTGACGATTGTTCGCGAGGTCGACAGCGACCGCTACGACCCGCAGCGCTCGACCGCGCGCGGCGCGTCCGAAGTCCTCTTCATGCTGGGCGACACGCTGGTCAGCCTGGACTACGACATGCAGACCATCCAGCCGGGCCTGGCCGAGAGCTGGGAGGTCTCCGAGGACGGCAAGACCTACACCTTCCATCTGCGCGACGACGTGACCTTCTGCGACGGCAAGAAGATGACCGCCGACGACGTGGTCTACACGATCAAGCGCTGGGTCGATCCCGCGACGAAGTCGCCCGTGGCCTGGCGCGCGGGCAAGGTCGACGACGTAGTCGCCACCAGCCCGACCACCGTCGAGTACCGTCTGAAGGAGCCGTTCAGCGAACTGCTCTACCAGCTGACCCAAAGCTTCGCGACCGTGATCGACCAGGCCAATGTCGAGGCGCTCGGCGAGAATTTCGGCGTCCAGGGCTTCAACGGCACCGGGCCCTTCTGCTGGGGCGAGTGGCAGCCACGCAATATCTTCCGCCTGACCCGGCACGACGCCTATCAGTGGGGTCCGCCGATCTACCAGAACCGCGGGCCGGCGCAGATCGAATCGATCACGTGGCAGATCGTGCCCGAGGAGAACACGCGGGGCGTCGCGGTGATGACCGGGCAGTCCGACGTCACCCAATACGTGCCCTATTCGATGCTCGCGCAGATGCGTTCCATGCCGAACGTGCAGGTCCAGCGGACCGACGCGGCGTTCTGGACCTATTTCATGGGCTTCAAGGTCGACAAGCCGATGGTCGACGAGGAGGCCGTCCGCCGGGCCATGGTCATGGCGGTCGACCAGGAGGCGATCGCGCAGAACCTCTATTTCGGCGAGGTCCAGCCGGCGCATTCCTACATCAGCGAGGAGACGCTCGACTGGAACCCCGAGCTCGAGGAAACGCTCCTCAAGCCGGATGTCGATGCCGCCAACGCGCTGCTCGACGAAGCGGGCTGGGAAATGGGCGATGACGGCTTTCGCTACAAGGACGGCGAGAAGCTGGCGCCGCTCGCCTACGGCTTCACCGGCTCGACTTGGCAGAGGCTGACCGAGGCGGTCCAGGGCGACCTGCGCCGGATCGGCGTCGATCTGCAGATCCAGCTGTTCGACTCCACCGTCTACTGGGGCAAGGTCGCGACGCAGGAATTCGACGTGTTCGGCATGAGCTATCCCTATGTCTCGGCCGGCGACGCGCTCAATCTCTATTTCCGCTCGCAGAACGTGCCGACGCCCAACCGCATGAACTGGATAAACGACGAGACCGACCGTCTCCTGGACGAAGGCATGGCCGCGACCGACGACGCGACCCGTGCCCAGGCCTACGGCCAGGTGCTGAGGCAGGTCCACGACGCGGCGGTCTGGATCCCGCTCTACCACGAGCCGCTCTATCTCGTCGGCTCGAGCGAGCTCGAAGGCCTGAAGCCGCACAACATCTACGGCTGCGGCCTCTACAAGGCGCTCGATCTCAAGTTCAAGAGCTGA